In Aquiflexum balticum DSM 16537, a single genomic region encodes these proteins:
- a CDS encoding DUF1593 domain-containing protein, which translates to MSIQVEAQKPKIIVSTDIGGSDPDDFQSMVHLLVYADKFEILGLISSPPHNGRVEHIFEAIDAYENDFPKLQGQSTAFPEPDYLRKISKQGAIDPQSSEIPESLSEGAAFIISQIRANPDYPVYVLVWGSITDVAQAVHHDPDIKKNLRVYSIGSWNTDQDPKSRDYLFKNHKDLWWIENNTTFRGMYMGGEQSGEYGNISFVEKNIKEHGFLGKLFWEQKKDIKMGDTPSVLYFLQGNPENPESASWGGSFVKTGHGPNYWTDNPDLSLVENNRPGAKTVNQWRKEFLEDWAKRMKWLK; encoded by the coding sequence ATGTCAATCCAAGTTGAAGCTCAGAAACCCAAAATAATTGTATCTACCGACATCGGAGGAAGTGATCCTGACGATTTTCAGTCAATGGTGCACTTGCTGGTCTATGCGGATAAATTTGAAATTTTGGGTTTGATCAGTTCCCCACCACATAATGGCCGGGTAGAGCATATTTTTGAAGCCATTGATGCCTATGAAAATGACTTCCCCAAACTACAAGGTCAAAGTACAGCTTTTCCTGAACCGGATTACCTCAGAAAAATCAGCAAACAAGGAGCAATTGATCCGCAATCTTCAGAAATTCCCGAAAGCCTAAGTGAAGGTGCTGCATTTATTATTTCCCAAATACGGGCGAATCCGGATTATCCGGTTTACGTTTTGGTTTGGGGATCTATCACAGATGTGGCCCAAGCGGTACATCATGACCCAGACATCAAAAAGAATTTAAGGGTTTATTCGATAGGAAGTTGGAATACAGATCAGGATCCGAAATCAAGAGATTACCTTTTCAAAAACCATAAAGATCTGTGGTGGATAGAAAACAACACTACCTTTCGCGGTATGTATATGGGCGGTGAGCAATCAGGGGAATATGGGAATATTTCATTTGTTGAAAAAAACATCAAAGAGCATGGCTTCCTTGGTAAACTATTTTGGGAGCAAAAGAAAGACATCAAAATGGGTGATACTCCTTCTGTGCTTTATTTTCTCCAAGGTAATCCTGAAAATCCCGAGTCAGCAAGTTGGGGAGGCTCTTTTGTAAAGACCGGACATGGTCCCAACTATTGGACAGACAATCCTGATCTGTCACTTGTAGAAAACAACAGGCCTGGTGCAAAAACAGTCAACCAATGGAGAAAAGAATTTCTGGAAGACTGGGCTAAAAGAATGAAATGGTTGAAATAG